One part of the Brevundimonas subvibrioides ATCC 15264 genome encodes these proteins:
- a CDS encoding Gfo/Idh/MocA family protein: protein MPNHPAPLKVGVAGVGVMGRNHARVLSDIRDFDVTTIFDMDDLTAKGVADLYDATPVTTAQAFVDAGLDAAVVSTPNRTHADLSVALLEKGVHVLVEKPIAATVADARRMIDAAKANDRVLMVGQVERFNPAVEAVKRAIADEQVISIQITRVGPFPPRMGEVGVVIDLAVHDIDIIRHLTGSEVAEVQPQLARTRAEREDTALLQFRMDNGVIAHITTNWVTPYKVRTLQVATQGKFVVADLMTRQVTEYFGQQPDGSYQTRAVNSWPNEPLKKELESFAHAIRTGEAPAVTGEDGLRNLEVALRCLGEG, encoded by the coding sequence GGCGTCGGCGTCATGGGCCGCAACCACGCCCGCGTCCTGTCCGACATCCGCGACTTCGATGTCACGACCATCTTCGACATGGACGACCTGACCGCGAAGGGCGTGGCCGATCTGTACGACGCGACCCCGGTCACGACGGCCCAGGCCTTCGTCGACGCCGGGCTGGACGCAGCCGTGGTTTCCACCCCCAACCGCACCCACGCCGACCTGTCGGTGGCTCTGCTGGAAAAGGGCGTCCACGTCCTGGTCGAGAAGCCGATCGCCGCCACCGTCGCCGATGCCCGGCGCATGATCGACGCAGCGAAGGCCAACGACCGCGTGCTGATGGTCGGTCAGGTCGAGCGGTTCAATCCGGCGGTCGAGGCGGTCAAACGCGCCATCGCCGACGAACAGGTCATCTCGATCCAGATCACGCGCGTCGGCCCCTTCCCTCCGCGCATGGGCGAGGTGGGCGTGGTCATCGACCTGGCGGTGCACGACATCGACATCATCCGCCACCTGACCGGTTCCGAGGTCGCCGAGGTCCAGCCGCAGCTGGCCCGCACCCGCGCCGAGCGCGAGGACACCGCCCTGCTCCAGTTCCGCATGGACAACGGCGTGATCGCCCACATCACCACAAATTGGGTCACGCCCTACAAGGTTCGCACCCTTCAGGTCGCGACCCAGGGCAAGTTCGTCGTCGCCGACCTGATGACCCGCCAGGTCACCGAGTATTTCGGCCAGCAACCCGACGGCAGCTACCAGACCCGCGCGGTCAACTCCTGGCCCAACGAACCGCTGAAGAAGGAGCTGGAAAGCTTCGCCCACGCCATCCGCACCGGCGAGGCCCCGGCCGTCACGGGCGAGGACGGCCTGCGCAATCTGGAAGTCGCGCTGAGGTGCCTCGGCGAGGGCTGA
- a CDS encoding NAD-dependent succinate-semialdehyde dehydrogenase translates to MAYRTLNPFTEQLVREYPEHTDAQVEAALAKADALFRSDWSQGDMAPRLAVLARMAELLTERSDTLAQAMATEMGKLVEQGAGEIQLCAGIAKYYAENAAEFLKPETIDTDLGEAWVQHHPIGVLIAVEPWNFPIYQLIRVIAPAIAVGNPVMFKHAGIVPHCAELFEQLVRDAGAPEGAVTNLYVSSGTVAELIGDDRVQGVALTGSEDAGSKVSARASEKLKKSTLELGGADVFVVLDDADIERAAEIGTQARLANAGQVCTAAKRFIVHEAVAEAFLTAFKANMGAAVLGDPMDPSTTLGPLSSEDALNGLEKQVDAAVSAGATVLAGGKRADRTGFFFEPTILTDIARDNPAYFEEFFGPVAMVHVVKDDDEVVRIANDSHYGLGGSIFAGDIDRARTLATRIETGMVFINTATTSMPELPFGGVKRSGFGRELGDVGIKEFVNRKLVVIASGEAVQTVG, encoded by the coding sequence ATGGCCTATCGTACGCTCAACCCCTTCACCGAACAGCTGGTCCGGGAATACCCCGAGCATACGGACGCCCAGGTCGAGGCGGCGCTGGCGAAGGCCGATGCCCTGTTCCGCTCGGACTGGTCGCAGGGCGACATGGCGCCCCGTCTGGCGGTCCTGGCCCGCATGGCCGAGCTGTTGACCGAACGCTCCGACACCCTGGCCCAGGCCATGGCCACCGAGATGGGCAAGCTCGTCGAACAGGGGGCCGGAGAGATCCAGCTCTGCGCCGGGATCGCGAAATACTATGCCGAGAACGCGGCCGAGTTCCTGAAGCCCGAGACCATCGACACGGACCTGGGCGAGGCCTGGGTCCAGCATCATCCCATCGGCGTCCTGATCGCCGTGGAGCCCTGGAACTTTCCGATCTACCAGCTGATCCGCGTCATCGCCCCGGCGATCGCGGTCGGCAATCCGGTCATGTTCAAGCATGCGGGGATCGTTCCCCACTGCGCCGAACTGTTCGAACAGCTGGTCCGAGACGCGGGCGCGCCGGAGGGGGCGGTGACCAACCTCTATGTCTCGTCCGGAACGGTGGCCGAACTGATCGGCGACGACCGGGTCCAGGGCGTGGCCCTGACCGGCTCCGAGGACGCGGGCAGCAAGGTCTCGGCCCGGGCGTCGGAAAAGCTGAAGAAATCCACGCTGGAGCTGGGCGGGGCGGACGTCTTCGTCGTGCTGGACGACGCCGACATCGAACGGGCCGCCGAGATCGGCACCCAGGCCCGTCTGGCCAACGCCGGCCAGGTCTGCACCGCGGCCAAGCGGTTCATCGTCCATGAGGCCGTCGCCGAGGCCTTCCTGACGGCCTTCAAGGCCAATATGGGTGCCGCCGTTCTCGGCGACCCGATGGACCCGTCGACGACGCTGGGGCCGCTCTCGTCGGAGGACGCCCTGAACGGGCTCGAAAAGCAGGTCGACGCCGCGGTCTCCGCCGGGGCCACCGTGCTCGCAGGCGGCAAGCGGGCCGACCGCACCGGCTTCTTCTTCGAACCCACCATCCTGACCGACATCGCCCGGGACAATCCCGCCTATTTCGAGGAGTTCTTCGGACCGGTCGCCATGGTGCATGTCGTCAAGGACGACGACGAGGTCGTCCGGATCGCCAACGATTCCCACTATGGCCTGGGCGGTTCGATCTTCGCCGGCGACATCGACCGGGCCCGGACGCTGGCGACGCGGATCGAGACCGGCATGGTCTTCATCAACACGGCCACCACCTCGATGCCCGAACTGCCTTTCGGCGGCGTCAAACGCTCCGGCTTCGGCCGCGAGCTGGGCGACGTGGGCATCAAGGAGTTCGTGAACCGCAAGCTGGTCGTGATCGCCTCGGGCGAGGCGGTGCAGACCGTCGGCTAG
- a CDS encoding MHYT domain-containing protein: MHHHNGVTFLLLAYAVAVLAGWTALDLFQRVRGREGRDRALWLGAAAFAMGGGVWAMHFIAMLGFDPGAPVHYDPLLTIASFGLAVAGTAAAFTAAARQQLGPGRIPLAGTVMGLAIASMHYVGMAAMETTATVGWHAGQVGVSVAIAIGASITALWAARRETSLPWRTVAAAILGLAVVGMHYTGMAALELRTVEVAMEAGGASPLAIAISIAAVTAGILFIALAASMADARAGLVQVLAAAGVGYWEVNLKDRSFVLSPRARELICHPADRPDGDLMNPVWLADANHVAARAVALEAAIAGEADYDVEYPIVGTDRWVQSRGSLVRSRSGRPLKLAGVVSDITDRRRAFEALETSERRQKLLINELNHRVKNTLATIQSIATLTARRSGSVEEFSRLFEARLMALSDTHNLLTASGWEQATLSDLLAKEFRPYAPEQVRLEGPDVTFEAPQALAMGMVIHEMATNAAKHGALSHPEGCVTASWSEPGDDGRITLDWAETGGPPASPPRQRGFGSRLIATSLKGDLNGSADMDYSDTGLRARLSLDPAPGRRADPAIDAALGTVPAP, from the coding sequence TTGCATCACCACAACGGCGTGACCTTCCTGCTTCTGGCCTATGCGGTCGCGGTGCTCGCCGGCTGGACGGCGCTGGACCTGTTCCAGCGCGTCCGCGGGCGCGAGGGACGCGACCGGGCCCTGTGGCTCGGCGCGGCGGCGTTCGCCATGGGCGGGGGTGTCTGGGCGATGCATTTCATCGCCATGCTGGGCTTCGACCCCGGCGCGCCGGTTCACTACGACCCCCTTCTCACGATCGCGTCGTTCGGCCTCGCCGTGGCCGGTACGGCGGCAGCCTTCACGGCCGCGGCCCGCCAGCAGCTGGGACCGGGGCGGATTCCCCTCGCCGGCACGGTGATGGGCCTGGCCATCGCCAGCATGCACTACGTCGGCATGGCCGCGATGGAGACGACCGCGACGGTCGGATGGCACGCAGGTCAGGTCGGGGTCTCGGTCGCCATCGCCATCGGAGCCTCCATCACCGCGCTCTGGGCCGCCCGGCGTGAAACGTCCCTTCCGTGGCGGACGGTGGCGGCCGCCATTCTGGGCCTGGCGGTCGTGGGCATGCACTACACGGGCATGGCCGCGCTCGAGCTGCGAACGGTCGAGGTCGCCATGGAGGCCGGCGGGGCCTCGCCGCTGGCCATCGCCATCAGCATCGCCGCCGTCACGGCGGGCATCCTGTTCATCGCCCTGGCCGCCTCCATGGCCGACGCGCGCGCGGGCCTGGTCCAGGTGCTGGCCGCGGCCGGGGTGGGCTACTGGGAGGTCAATCTGAAGGACCGTTCCTTCGTCCTGTCGCCGCGCGCCCGCGAGCTGATCTGCCATCCGGCGGATCGTCCGGACGGCGATCTGATGAACCCTGTCTGGCTCGCCGATGCAAACCATGTCGCAGCCCGCGCCGTCGCCCTAGAGGCCGCGATCGCGGGCGAGGCGGACTATGACGTCGAATACCCGATCGTCGGCACCGATCGCTGGGTCCAGTCGCGCGGAAGCCTGGTCCGGTCCCGCTCGGGCCGCCCGCTGAAGCTGGCCGGCGTGGTCAGCGACATCACCGATCGCCGTCGGGCGTTCGAGGCGTTGGAGACCAGCGAACGCCGCCAGAAGCTGCTGATCAACGAATTGAACCACCGGGTGAAGAACACCCTCGCCACCATCCAGTCGATCGCAACCCTGACGGCGCGCCGGTCCGGGTCGGTGGAAGAGTTCTCGCGCCTGTTCGAGGCCCGGCTGATGGCGCTGTCCGACACCCACAACCTGCTGACGGCCTCGGGCTGGGAACAGGCGACGCTGAGCGACCTGCTGGCCAAGGAGTTCCGGCCCTATGCGCCCGAGCAGGTCAGGCTCGAAGGGCCGGACGTCACGTTCGAGGCCCCGCAGGCCCTGGCCATGGGGATGGTGATCCACGAGATGGCCACCAATGCCGCCAAGCACGGGGCGCTCAGCCACCCCGAGGGCTGTGTGACCGCGTCGTGGTCGGAGCCGGGCGACGACGGCCGCATCACGCTCGACTGGGCCGAAACCGGGGGCCCGCCGGCCAGCCCGCCGCGGCAGAGGGGGTTCGGCTCGCGCCTGATCGCCACCAGCCTGAAGGGCGACCTGAACGGGTCCGCGGACATGGACTACAGCGACACCGGGCTGCGGGCGCGGCTGTCTCTGGATCCGGCCCCCGGCCGCCGGGCCGATCCGGCGATCGACGCGGCGCTGGGGACCGTGCCCGCGCCCTAG
- a CDS encoding MaoC family dehydratase, with amino-acid sequence MTKPYDLQSLIGTEIGVSRWITVDQARIDAFAEITEDRQFIHIDPVAAKATPFGGTIAHGFLTLSLASAMSYDAVKPLEGVVMGVNYGFDKLRFLAPVPAGSKVRGRFKLLSAEDKGGGRWLLKHELTVEIEGADKPALIAEWLGMQMVAGG; translated from the coding sequence ATGACCAAACCCTACGACCTGCAGTCCCTGATCGGCACGGAGATCGGCGTCTCGCGCTGGATCACCGTCGACCAGGCCCGGATCGATGCTTTCGCCGAGATCACCGAGGACCGTCAGTTCATCCACATCGACCCGGTCGCCGCCAAGGCCACGCCTTTCGGCGGGACGATCGCGCACGGGTTCCTGACCCTCAGCCTCGCCTCGGCCATGTCCTATGACGCGGTCAAGCCGCTGGAGGGGGTCGTGATGGGGGTCAACTACGGCTTCGACAAGCTCAGGTTCCTGGCCCCGGTGCCGGCGGGATCGAAGGTCCGAGGGCGGTTCAAACTCCTCTCCGCCGAGGACAAGGGCGGCGGCCGCTGGCTTCTGAAGCACGAGCTGACCGTCGAGATCGAGGGGGCCGACAAGCCCGCCCTGATCGCCGAATGGCTGGGCATGCAGATGGTCGCGGGGGGCTGA
- a CDS encoding threonine ammonia-lyase, with product MSDRIASYEGVLDAARQIAPAAVRTPLIESPALNERMGGRILLKAETLQVAGAFKFRGAYNRISRFSADELAAGVVAFSSGNHAQGVAAAARLMGTRAVIVMPADSPVIKIEGVKAFGGDVRLYDRWTESREEIGAQVARERGSVLVPPFDDPYVIEGQGTTALELLEQADGPVDQLICCCSGGGLMAGINLVLEARSPTTRSWAVEPEAFDDTARSLAAGERVGHPQGPPSICDALQTPIPGVLTFPINRRVLSGAVTISDPEAADAVAYAFRTLKLVVEPGGAAALAAVLAGKIETAGRTTAVILSGGNIDPGLFAQIIEGRFVPATQGVSA from the coding sequence ATGTCCGATCGCATCGCGTCCTATGAAGGCGTCCTCGACGCCGCCCGCCAGATCGCTCCGGCGGCCGTCCGCACCCCCCTGATCGAAAGCCCGGCCCTGAACGAACGGATGGGCGGGCGCATCCTGCTGAAGGCCGAGACCCTGCAGGTGGCGGGGGCGTTCAAGTTCCGGGGGGCCTACAACCGGATCAGCCGGTTCAGCGCGGACGAGCTGGCCGCCGGCGTCGTCGCCTTTTCGTCCGGCAACCACGCCCAGGGGGTCGCCGCGGCGGCCCGGCTGATGGGCACGCGGGCCGTGATCGTGATGCCGGCCGACAGCCCCGTCATCAAGATCGAGGGCGTGAAGGCCTTCGGCGGCGACGTCCGGCTGTACGACCGCTGGACCGAGAGCCGCGAGGAGATCGGGGCCCAGGTGGCCCGGGAGCGCGGCTCGGTTCTGGTCCCGCCGTTCGACGATCCCTACGTCATCGAGGGGCAGGGCACGACGGCGCTGGAGCTTCTGGAGCAGGCTGACGGTCCCGTCGACCAGTTGATCTGCTGCTGCTCCGGGGGCGGGTTGATGGCGGGGATCAATCTGGTGCTGGAAGCGCGGAGCCCCACCACCCGCAGCTGGGCCGTCGAACCCGAGGCCTTCGACGATACGGCACGTTCTCTGGCCGCGGGCGAGCGGGTCGGCCATCCCCAGGGCCCGCCCTCCATCTGCGACGCGCTGCAGACGCCGATCCCCGGCGTCCTGACCTTTCCGATCAACCGGCGCGTCCTGTCCGGCGCGGTGACGATTTCCGATCCGGAGGCGGCCGACGCCGTCGCCTATGCCTTCCGGACCCTGAAGCTGGTGGTGGAGCCGGGCGGGGCCGCAGCGCTCGCCGCCGTGCTGGCCGGGAAGATCGAAACCGCGGGCCGCACCACCGCCGTCATCCTGTCCGGCGGCAATATCGACCCCGGCCTGTTCGCCCAGATCATCGAAGGCCGGTTCGTCCCGGCCACCCAGGGAGTTTCCGCATGA
- the glpK gene encoding glycerol kinase GlpK — protein sequence MTTCILAIDQGTTSTRAIAFELREDGGLHPVAVSQIELAQHFPKSGWVEHDAAEIWTATLQTCREVIRKTGGVGRFSAIGITNQRETAVLWDAATGEPLHHAIVWQDRRTADVSSRLAAEGHEARVQAATGLILDPYFSATKFAWLLDAVPGARERAARGEVRLGTIDSWLIWNLTGGARHVTDATNASRTSLMDLTTLQWRDDLCDLFQVPKAALPRILGCAEPMGESDPALFGRALPITGSAGDQQAALVGHGALKPGDAKITYGTGAFLVANVGDTPVASSSRLLGTLGYSVGGVVAYALEGSIFSAGSAIQWLRDGVGMITDSRHSEAVAQTLPDNGGVYLVPGFTGLGAPWWEPDARGAVIGLTRDSKPAHFVRAALEALAYQTRDLLDALETDGAPPLKVLKVDGGVTANAFAMQFVADICGVPVERPAFQEMTALGAARLAALGAGLIDSLEPHNDEAPAVWTPRMDEAERTRLLEGWRRAVKAAIIATA from the coding sequence ATGACGACCTGTATCCTCGCCATCGACCAGGGCACGACCTCCACCCGGGCCATCGCCTTCGAACTGCGCGAGGACGGAGGGCTCCATCCGGTCGCGGTCAGCCAGATCGAACTGGCCCAGCATTTTCCCAAATCCGGCTGGGTCGAGCATGACGCCGCCGAGATCTGGACCGCGACGCTGCAGACCTGCCGCGAGGTGATCCGCAAGACCGGAGGCGTGGGACGCTTTTCCGCCATCGGCATCACCAACCAGCGGGAAACCGCGGTCCTGTGGGACGCCGCGACCGGCGAACCCCTGCATCATGCGATCGTCTGGCAGGACCGCCGGACAGCCGACGTCTCGTCACGTCTGGCGGCCGAAGGGCACGAAGCCAGGGTTCAGGCCGCGACCGGCCTGATCCTCGACCCCTATTTCTCGGCCACCAAATTCGCCTGGCTGCTGGACGCCGTGCCCGGGGCGCGGGAGCGGGCGGCCCGGGGCGAGGTCCGTCTGGGCACGATCGATTCCTGGCTGATCTGGAACCTGACCGGCGGGGCCCGCCACGTCACCGACGCGACCAATGCATCCCGCACCTCGCTGATGGACCTGACCACCCTCCAGTGGCGCGACGACCTGTGCGACCTGTTCCAGGTTCCGAAAGCGGCCCTGCCCCGCATCCTCGGCTGTGCCGAGCCGATGGGCGAAAGCGACCCTGCCCTGTTCGGCCGCGCCCTGCCGATCACGGGCTCGGCCGGGGACCAGCAGGCGGCCCTCGTCGGCCATGGCGCGCTGAAGCCAGGCGACGCCAAGATCACCTATGGCACCGGGGCCTTCCTGGTCGCCAATGTGGGCGACACCCCCGTGGCCTCGTCCAGTCGCCTTCTGGGCACCCTGGGCTATTCGGTCGGCGGGGTCGTGGCCTATGCCCTGGAAGGCTCGATCTTCTCGGCCGGGTCGGCGATCCAGTGGCTGAGGGACGGCGTCGGGATGATCACCGACAGCCGCCATTCGGAGGCGGTGGCCCAGACCCTGCCCGACAACGGCGGCGTCTATCTGGTGCCCGGCTTCACCGGCCTGGGGGCGCCGTGGTGGGAGCCGGACGCGCGGGGCGCCGTCATCGGCCTGACCCGCGATTCGAAACCGGCCCACTTCGTGCGGGCGGCGCTGGAGGCCCTGGCCTATCAGACGCGCGATCTGCTCGACGCGCTCGAAACAGACGGGGCCCCGCCCCTGAAGGTGCTGAAGGTCGACGGCGGCGTCACCGCCAACGCCTTCGCCATGCAGTTCGTCGCCGACATCTGCGGCGTTCCGGTCGAACGCCCGGCTTTCCAGGAGATGACGGCCCTGGGCGCGGCGCGACTGGCGGCACTGGGAGCCGGACTCATCGACAGTCTGGAACCCCACAACGACGAGGCCCCGGCCGTCTGGACCCCGCGCATGGACGAGGCCGAACGCACGCGGCTGCTCGAGGGCTGGCGTCGCGCGGTGAAGGCCGCCATCATCGCCACCGCATGA
- a CDS encoding phosphotransferase family protein — MTDLATDAQAAFSGTREVDPRYRLDEAALDRWMAAHVEAYAGPLTIRQFKGGQSNPTYELVTPGAAYVLRRKPPGVLLPSAHAVDREFTVISALHAQGYPVARPYALCTDDGVIGSMFYVMARVEGRVLWDLKLPGMEPAERRAIFEAQTDALADLHRFDPAAIGLSDYGKPGNYFARQVGRWTKQYKASEIDPIPEMDRLIAFLPEGLPPEGPARIVHGDFRLDNLMMANDGPQVRAVLDWELSTLGDPMADFSYLLIGWVLPPTVRNGLAGLDLEALGIPTVAETVERYAARSGLQAPGNLDWLMAYNLFRLAAICQGIAGRVRDGTAASAHAVETARQVTPLARAAWSFAEKAGA, encoded by the coding sequence ATGACAGACCTCGCTACAGACGCCCAGGCCGCCTTTTCCGGAACGCGGGAGGTCGATCCCCGATACCGCCTCGACGAGGCCGCGCTGGACCGCTGGATGGCGGCCCATGTCGAGGCCTATGCCGGGCCCCTGACGATCCGCCAGTTCAAGGGCGGACAGTCCAACCCGACCTATGAGCTGGTCACGCCCGGGGCGGCCTATGTGCTGCGCCGCAAGCCGCCGGGCGTCCTGCTGCCCAGCGCCCATGCGGTGGACCGCGAGTTCACCGTCATCTCGGCCCTGCATGCCCAAGGGTATCCCGTGGCCCGGCCCTATGCCCTGTGCACGGACGACGGCGTCATCGGCTCGATGTTCTACGTCATGGCCCGGGTCGAGGGGCGGGTGCTCTGGGACCTGAAGCTGCCGGGGATGGAGCCCGCCGAGCGCCGGGCCATCTTCGAGGCCCAGACCGACGCCCTGGCCGACCTGCACCGCTTCGATCCGGCCGCGATCGGCCTTTCGGACTATGGCAAGCCGGGCAACTATTTCGCGCGCCAGGTCGGGCGCTGGACCAAGCAGTACAAGGCCTCGGAGATCGATCCGATCCCGGAGATGGACCGGCTGATCGCCTTCCTGCCGGAGGGCCTGCCGCCGGAGGGCCCGGCCCGGATCGTTCACGGGGACTTCCGGCTCGACAACCTGATGATGGCCAACGACGGGCCGCAGGTGCGGGCGGTGCTGGACTGGGAGCTGTCGACCCTGGGCGACCCCATGGCGGACTTCTCCTATCTGCTGATCGGCTGGGTCCTGCCGCCGACGGTGCGGAACGGTCTGGCGGGGCTGGATCTGGAGGCTCTGGGGATCCCGACGGTCGCCGAGACGGTCGAACGCTATGCCGCCAGAAGCGGCCTGCAGGCCCCCGGCAATCTGGACTGGCTCATGGCCTACAACCTGTTCCGCCTGGCGGCGATCTGCCAGGGCATCGCCGGGCGCGTGCGCGACGGCACCGCCGCCTCCGCCCATGCCGTGGAGACGGCCCGTCAGGTGACGCCCCTGGCCCGGGCCGCGTGGAGCTTCGCCGAAAAAGCCGGGGCCTAG
- the rplT gene encoding 50S ribosomal protein L20, with protein MARVKRGVVSHARHKKVLEQAKGFSGRRKNTIRTAKAAVDRAGQYAYRDRRINKRNFRALWIQRINAAARQEGFTYSQFMHGLSKAGIELDRKVLAAIAMDGTGFSDIAAKVRDALK; from the coding sequence ATGGCTCGCGTCAAACGCGGCGTAGTTTCCCACGCCAGACACAAGAAGGTTCTCGAACAGGCCAAGGGCTTTTCGGGTCGCCGCAAGAACACCATCCGCACGGCCAAGGCCGCCGTCGACCGCGCCGGCCAGTACGCCTACCGCGACCGCCGCATCAACAAGCGCAACTTCCGCGCCCTGTGGATCCAGCGCATCAACGCCGCCGCCCGTCAGGAAGGCTTTACCTACTCGCAGTTCATGCACGGCCTGTCCAAGGCCGGGATCGAGCTGGACCGCAAGGTCCTGGCCGCGATCGCCATGGACGGCACCGGCTTCTCGGACATCGCCGCCAAGGTGCGCGACGCGCTGAAGTAA
- the rpmI gene encoding 50S ribosomal protein L35, protein MPKLKTKSGAKKRFKFTATGKVKAGVAGKRHRLISHNSKYIRQNRGTSVMADADAKKIKSYMPYA, encoded by the coding sequence ATGCCCAAATTGAAGACGAAGTCGGGCGCCAAGAAGCGCTTCAAATTCACCGCGACAGGCAAGGTCAAGGCCGGCGTTGCGGGCAAGCGTCACCGCTTGATCAGCCACAACTCCAAATACATCCGCCAGAACCGCGGCACCTCGGTCATGGCCGACGCCGACGCCAAGAAGATCAAGTCCTACATGCCGTACGCCTAA
- a CDS encoding MFS transporter gives MSQTPSSVSAETPNSDRRALAVLFAIVFINLVGFGLVVPLLPFFGSSLNAAPWQVALMFSAYSVGQFFAEPFWGRLSDRIGRKPVLLITVAANAVGYLMLAFAPNIWVAIGIRLFTGLGAGNVSTVQGYVADVTPPEKRAGRMGLIGAAFGAGFIAGPGLSGILVREDLGRLGYQLPIFAACGLATLAALGVLFLLKESLVRRDGPAPARTPFLGGVRDAAANPVVSRVILVTLIYMAGFSGMESTFGLFTGARFGWGAREVAFSFMAVGIVSVICQSLVTGRLSRRFGESRMLAVGCVLFGCGLVGQMLAPVAWAVPVAMGIGAFGMAMTMPNISAMISRATPPDRQGAMLGLNMAASSSGRIFGPVVAGFMFSSLGHDWPLAVGAVLMVPAALMALNAGRAVAREAAVPAAAE, from the coding sequence ATGAGCCAGACGCCGTCGTCCGTTTCCGCCGAGACCCCCAACAGCGACCGGCGGGCCCTGGCCGTCCTGTTCGCCATCGTCTTCATCAATCTGGTCGGGTTCGGCCTCGTCGTGCCCCTGCTGCCGTTCTTCGGCAGCAGCCTGAACGCCGCCCCGTGGCAGGTGGCGCTGATGTTCTCCGCCTATTCGGTGGGCCAGTTCTTCGCCGAGCCGTTCTGGGGCCGGTTGTCGGACCGGATCGGCCGCAAGCCCGTGCTGCTGATCACCGTCGCGGCCAATGCGGTCGGCTATCTGATGCTGGCCTTCGCCCCGAACATCTGGGTGGCGATCGGCATCCGGCTGTTCACCGGCCTGGGCGCGGGCAATGTCTCGACGGTCCAGGGCTATGTCGCCGACGTCACCCCGCCGGAGAAGCGGGCCGGGCGGATGGGTCTGATCGGGGCGGCGTTCGGAGCCGGCTTCATTGCGGGGCCCGGCCTGAGCGGCATTCTGGTGCGCGAGGACCTAGGGCGGCTGGGTTACCAGTTGCCGATCTTCGCCGCCTGCGGGCTGGCCACCCTGGCGGCGCTCGGCGTTCTGTTCCTGCTGAAGGAAAGCCTGGTGCGCCGGGACGGACCCGCCCCGGCGCGCACGCCGTTCCTGGGCGGTGTCCGGGATGCGGCGGCCAACCCGGTCGTGTCGCGGGTGATCCTGGTCACCCTGATCTACATGGCCGGCTTCTCGGGGATGGAGTCGACCTTCGGCCTGTTCACCGGCGCGCGGTTCGGCTGGGGCGCGCGCGAGGTGGCGTTCTCCTTCATGGCGGTCGGGATCGTCTCGGTGATCTGCCAGTCCCTGGTCACCGGCCGGCTGTCGCGGCGCTTCGGTGAAAGCCGGATGCTGGCGGTGGGCTGCGTCCTGTTCGGCTGCGGCCTGGTGGGCCAGATGCTGGCTCCCGTGGCCTGGGCGGTTCCCGTGGCTATGGGGATCGGTGCGTTCGGGATGGCGATGACCATGCCCAACATCTCGGCGATGATCTCCCGTGCCACGCCGCCGGACCGCCAGGGCGCGATGCTGGGGCTGAACATGGCCGCCAGTTCGTCCGGCCGCATCTTCGGTCCGGTGGTGGCCGGCTTCATGTTCTCCAGTCTCGGCCATGACTGGCCCCTCGCGGTGGGGGCCGTCCTGATGGTGCCCGCGGCCCTGATGGCGCTCAACGCCGGGCGGGCCGTGGCGCGCGAGGCGGCGGTTCCGGCGGCGGCCGAGTGA